The Puntigrus tetrazona isolate hp1 chromosome 3, ASM1883169v1, whole genome shotgun sequence genome contains a region encoding:
- the ccdc47 gene encoding PAT complex subunit CCDC47, which produces MRHLVFLLPALLLLLALPDTRGRYNDDFDDGEDIAEFDDNDFAEFEDVSEDPAVDAEKEPPPRAAPSSTPIEDDEDEATVENEDNQDEFEDADAQDQDMYSKYDHEEFEGYEKTNPSFKDTLIYREVPAHLQNSWESYYMEILMVTGLLAYIMNYIIGKNKNSRLAQAWFNSHRELLESNFALVGDDGTSKEANSTGKLNQENEHIYNLWCSGRVCCEGMLIQLKFLKRQDLLNVLARMMRPACDQVQVKVTLNDEDMDTFVFALGSRKAMARLQKEMQDLSEFCGDKPKSGTKYGIPESLSILSEMGEVTDGVMDSKMVHYLTTHAEKIESIHFSDQFSGPKVMQEEGQPLKLPETKKTLLFTFNVPGMGNTSPKDMDSLLPLMNMVIYSVDKVKKLRLNREGKQKADRNRARVEENFLKQTHAQRQEAAQTRREEKKRAEKERIMNEEDPDRQRRLEEAAQRREQKKMEKKQMKMKQIKVKAM; this is translated from the exons ATGAGGCACCTGGTCTTCCTTCTCCCagccctgctgctgctgctggcccTCCCGGACACTAGGGGGCGCTACAACGACGACTTTGATGACGGTGAGGACATCGCTGAGTTTGATGACAACGACTTCGCTGAGTTCGAGGATGTCAGCGAGGACCCAGCAGTCGATGCGGAGAAAGAGCCGCCCCCACGAGCAGCCCCCTCTTCCACACCCATAGAGGACGACGAAGACGAGGCCACAGTGGAGAACGAGGACAACCAGGACGAGTTTGAAGATGCTGATGCACAG GATCAAGACATGTACAGCAAGTATGACCACGAAGAGTTTGAGGGCTATGAAAAGACCAACCCTTCATTCAAAGACACTCTTATATACAGAGAG GTCCCAGCACACCTTCAGAACAGCTGGGAGAGTTATTACATGGAGATCCTGATGGTCACGGGTCTTCTCGCCTATATTATGAACTACATAATCGGCAAAAACAAGAACAGCAGACTTGCCCAGGCCTGGTTTAATTCCCACAGAGAACTTCTCGAGAGTAACTTTGCCCTCGTGG GGGATGATGGTACCAGTAAGGAAGCCAACAGTACTGGGAAACTGAACCAGGAGAATGAGCATATCTACAACCTTTGGTGCTCAGGACGTGTCTGCTGTGAGGGCATGTTGATTCAGCTCAAG TTTTTGAAAAGACAGGACCTGCTGAATGTGTTGGCCAGGATGATGAGACCAGCCTGTGATCAAGTG CAAGTTAAAGTAACTCTGAATGATGAGGACATGGACACGTTTGTGTTTGCCCTGGGGAGTCGGAAGGCCATGGCGCGCCTGCAGAAAGAGATGCAGGACCTG AGTGAGTTCTGTGGTGATAAGCCCAAATCAGGGACAAAATATGGCATCCCTGAATCTCTGTCCATTTTATCAGAGATGGGAGAGGTCACGGATGGAGTGATGGACAGCAAG ATGGTACATTACCTCACCACTCATGCTGAAAAGATTGAGTCCATCCATTTTTCGGACCAATTCTCTGGTCCAAAAGTTATGCAAGA GGAAGGTCAGCCCTTAAAGCTGCCCGAGACCAAGAAAACACTGCTGTTTACATTTAACG TGCCTGGGATGGGTAACACATCTCCCAAAGATATGGACAGTCTGCTGCCTCTGATGAACATGGTGATCTACAGCGTTGACAAGGTCAAGAAGCTTCGTCTGAACAGAGAG GGGAAGCAGAAAGCAGACAGAAACCGTGCTCGTGTGGAGGAGAACTTCCTGAAGCAGACTCACGCTCAGCGACAGGAGGCCGCCCAGACGCGCCgcgaagagaaaaagagagcggAGAAGGAGAGGATCATGAACGAGGAGGATCCTGATAGACAGCGCCGCTTGGAG GAAGCCGCTCAGCGCCGCGAGCAGAAGAAGATGGAGAAGAAGCAGATGAAAATGAAGCAGATCAAAGTGAAAGCCatgtga